In the Bacteroidota bacterium genome, one interval contains:
- the serS gene encoding serine--tRNA ligase — MLQVQYIKDHPEEVIARLAIKNFDATEIIGKVLTLDNQRRQTQKNLDDVLAEMNSIAKEIGLLYTAGKAGEAPALKEQTALLKSRSKELSELLDTATRELNELLIQVPNMPHASVPKGRSAEANEKVYEEGRIPDLGKDAMPHWDLCKTYDIIDFELGNKVTGAGFPFYKGKGARLQRALINFFLDKATEAGYIEYQPPLLVNADSGYGTGQLPDKDGQMYHVEEDNFYLIPTAEVPITNIYRNIILNAEDLPVRNVAYSSCFRREAGSWGKDVRGLNRLHQFDKVEIVQIAHPDLSYDVLEEMRRHVAALLGQLELPFRIMKLCGGDMSFTSALTYDFEVYSAAQQRWLEVSSVSNFESFQSNRMKLRFRDTDGKTRLAHTLNGSALALPRVVAALLENNQTRDGIVMPKAIVPYTGFNKI, encoded by the coding sequence ATGTTACAGGTACAATATATAAAAGACCATCCGGAGGAAGTCATAGCCCGGTTAGCCATAAAAAATTTCGATGCCACAGAAATCATAGGGAAAGTGTTGACGCTTGACAATCAAAGAAGACAAACACAAAAAAACCTTGATGATGTTCTGGCAGAGATGAACAGCATAGCAAAAGAAATTGGCCTGTTATACACGGCGGGAAAGGCCGGTGAAGCCCCGGCACTGAAGGAACAGACAGCTCTTCTGAAGAGTCGGTCGAAAGAACTCAGTGAACTGTTGGATACAGCGACGAGAGAATTAAATGAGCTGCTCATCCAGGTCCCCAATATGCCGCATGCCTCTGTTCCAAAAGGGCGGTCAGCTGAAGCTAACGAAAAAGTCTACGAAGAGGGGCGTATCCCCGATCTTGGCAAGGATGCCATGCCTCACTGGGATCTCTGCAAGACATATGATATCATTGACTTTGAGCTGGGCAATAAGGTGACAGGGGCGGGATTTCCATTTTACAAGGGCAAGGGAGCGCGGTTGCAGCGGGCCCTCATCAATTTTTTCCTGGATAAAGCTACTGAAGCAGGATATATTGAATACCAGCCGCCTCTCCTGGTCAATGCGGATTCGGGATATGGCACCGGACAGCTGCCAGATAAAGACGGGCAGATGTATCATGTTGAAGAAGATAATTTTTACCTGATTCCCACTGCCGAGGTACCCATTACAAATATTTACCGTAATATCATTCTCAATGCCGAAGACCTGCCTGTAAGAAATGTGGCTTACTCGAGTTGTTTCAGGCGTGAAGCAGGTTCCTGGGGCAAGGATGTCAGGGGTTTGAACCGTTTACATCAGTTCGACAAGGTTGAAATAGTCCAGATTGCACACCCGGATCTCTCTTATGATGTTTTGGAAGAGATGAGGCGGCATGTGGCGGCATTGCTGGGGCAACTGGAGCTGCCCTTCCGCATCATGAAACTCTGTGGCGGCGACATGAGTTTCACCTCCGCCCTCACCTATGATTTTGAAGTGTATTCAGCAGCACAGCAGAGATGGCTTGAAGTGAGCTCTGTATCAAATTTCGAAAGCTTCCAGTCGAACCGGATGAAGCTCCGTTTCAGGGATACAGATGGCAAAACCAGGCTGGCTCATACACTAAACGGTAGCGCTCTGGCGTTACCCAGGGTGGTGGCGGCATTGCTGGAAAATAATCAAACGCGGGATGGGATTGTGATGCCGAAGGCGATTGTTCCTTATACGGGATTCAACAAAATATAA
- a CDS encoding tetratricopeptide repeat protein translates to MCLSLVAGCISISNAQVEPPKGAIYNMYRPGQKPQQTDETQLAAQYYRNQEYEKAAVLYEKLFNENPTYSNYTYYLYCLTQLNQMKEAEKLVKKQIRANPEKVRYLVDLGYVYMASGETVKANEQYEKAINSLPPDRNAIVELANAFQSKRETDYAIQTYIRGRELLENSYTFSLELGQIYDIAGRYEEMFNIYLDLLENDMSQIEAVENKLQLTLSDDPDDKKNELFRTILLRRVQKYPDQPFYAEMLLWFAIQQKDFETALTQVKALDRRYHEEGQRVFNLAQLSASNNNYDVAIEAYQYIITSKGASSTLYLKSRIELLGAEFLKLINSYNYSREYVLTLETDYTALLSELGRSTMTLPAIRNMAHLDAFYLDKSDQALQLLNEAILLPNLSRQQKAECKLELADILLFTGDPWEATLLYSQVEKDFKNDPMGHDAKFKNAKLCYYIGEFAWAKAQLDVLKAATSKLIANDAMELSLLISDNMDADSTFKALNLFARADLLTYMNKPDQALPVLDSINLNFPYHALADEVLYRKANIMINKGRFAQADSLLERLVNEYPADILADNAMYKMAQLNELNLNQPEKAMELYRRLLSEYPGSLFVTDARKRYRQLRGDEVN, encoded by the coding sequence ATGTGTTTGTCCCTTGTGGCAGGATGTATTTCCATTTCCAATGCGCAGGTGGAGCCACCCAAGGGTGCTATTTACAACATGTACCGGCCCGGGCAGAAGCCGCAGCAAACCGATGAGACGCAGCTGGCAGCCCAGTATTACCGCAACCAGGAGTATGAAAAAGCAGCGGTTTTATATGAAAAGTTATTTAATGAGAATCCTACCTACTCTAACTATACCTATTATTTATATTGTCTGACACAGCTTAATCAAATGAAAGAGGCTGAAAAGCTGGTCAAAAAACAGATCAGGGCAAATCCCGAGAAAGTACGTTATCTTGTTGATCTGGGTTATGTGTATATGGCATCGGGTGAAACGGTCAAAGCTAACGAACAGTATGAAAAAGCCATCAACAGCCTGCCACCTGACAGGAATGCCATCGTTGAGCTGGCTAATGCTTTCCAGTCGAAAAGAGAAACGGATTATGCCATACAAACCTATATAAGGGGAAGGGAACTGCTGGAAAACTCATATACTTTTAGTCTGGAGCTTGGACAGATATACGATATAGCAGGCAGATACGAGGAGATGTTCAACATTTACCTGGACCTTCTGGAAAATGACATGTCGCAGATCGAAGCTGTTGAAAATAAGCTGCAGCTCACGTTGAGTGATGATCCTGATGATAAAAAAAATGAGCTGTTCCGTACGATATTGCTCCGCCGTGTCCAGAAATATCCTGATCAGCCATTTTATGCTGAGATGCTGTTATGGTTCGCCATTCAGCAAAAGGATTTTGAAACCGCCCTGACACAGGTTAAAGCCCTTGACAGAAGGTACCATGAAGAGGGGCAGCGGGTGTTTAACCTGGCACAGCTCAGTGCTTCCAACAATAATTATGATGTAGCTATCGAGGCCTATCAATATATTATTACGAGCAAAGGTGCCAGCAGCACTCTGTATCTGAAGAGCAGGATTGAGCTGCTGGGAGCGGAATTCCTCAAGCTTATCAATTCCTATAATTATTCCCGGGAATATGTTCTCACCCTTGAGACGGACTATACAGCACTCCTTTCCGAACTTGGCAGGAGCACGATGACACTTCCGGCAATACGTAATATGGCTCACCTGGATGCTTTTTATCTGGATAAAAGCGACCAGGCGCTGCAACTTCTGAACGAGGCTATTTTACTACCTAATTTATCCCGCCAGCAAAAGGCGGAGTGCAAACTTGAACTGGCCGACATCTTGCTTTTCACCGGAGATCCATGGGAAGCCACACTGCTGTATTCACAGGTGGAAAAGGATTTCAAGAATGACCCGATGGGTCACGATGCCAAATTTAAAAATGCCAAACTCTGCTATTACATTGGCGAATTTGCGTGGGCCAAAGCCCAGCTTGACGTGCTGAAAGCAGCCACTTCAAAGCTTATTGCCAATGATGCCATGGAGCTTTCACTTCTGATCAGCGATAATATGGATGCCGACAGCACCTTTAAAGCTTTGAACCTGTTTGCCAGGGCTGACCTGCTCACTTACATGAATAAGCCAGACCAGGCTCTGCCGGTGCTCGACTCCATCAATTTAAATTTCCCCTATCATGCCCTGGCCGATGAAGTGCTTTACAGAAAAGCCAATATCATGATTAATAAAGGACGATTTGCCCAGGCTGACAGTTTGCTCGAAAGGCTTGTGAATGAGTATCCTGCTGACATCCTTGCAGATAATGCCATGTATAAAATGGCACAGCTGAATGAACTCAATCTCAACCAACCTGAAAAAGCCATGGAGCTTTACAGAAGATTGCTATCGGAATACCCGGGCAGCCTTTTTGTGACAGATGCCAGGAAACGGTACAGGCAGCTGAGGGGGGATGAGGTTAATTAG
- the rpmA gene encoding 50S ribosomal protein L27 gives MAHKKGAGSSHNGRESHSKRLGIKVFGGQVAKAGNILVRQRGTLHHPGLNVGMGKDHTLYALADGKVEFRKKKDDTSYVSIIPTEASVS, from the coding sequence ATGGCACATAAAAAAGGTGCTGGGAGTTCCCATAACGGTAGAGAATCCCACAGTAAACGTTTAGGTATAAAAGTTTTTGGCGGCCAGGTGGCCAAAGCGGGTAATATTCTTGTCAGACAGCGTGGCACCCTTCATCATCCCGGATTAAATGTAGGCATGGGAAAAGATCATACCCTGTATGCTCTTGCTGACGGTAAAGTGGAATTCAGGAAAAAGAAGGATGATACTTCTTATGTATCCATTATTCCGACGGAAGCATCAGTATCATAG